From a single Brassica oleracea var. oleracea cultivar TO1000 chromosome C5, BOL, whole genome shotgun sequence genomic region:
- the LOC106294960 gene encoding uncharacterized protein C4orf29 homolog codes for MVSARLGMLHYVIDHVYGAFMHRTRITPPFFSRGWGGPKLELLERMAKQLFPMYVEGHNWPPPLVRPVWRTVWETKTARLREGVFQTPCDDELTAALPPESRTARVAWLVPKNVPPQKMSCVVHLAGTGDHTYDRRLRLGGPLVKQNIATMVLESPLYGRRRPFLQRGARLLCVSDLLLLGRATIDESRSLLHWLDTEEGFGKMGVCGLSMGGVHASMVGSLHPTPVATLPFLSPHSAVVAFCEGILKYGTAWEALREELAAQKITMTLDEVRDRMRTVLSLTDVTRFPVPKNPDAVIFVAATDDGYIPKHSVLELQKAWPGSEVRWVTGGHVSSFILHNDEFRRAIVDGLDRVEWKES; via the exons ATGGTATCCGCCAGATTGGGAATGCTCCACTACGTAATCGACCACGTCTACGGAGCCTTTATGCACCGCACGAGGATAACGCCTCCCTTCTTCTCCCGAGGCTGGGGCGGTCCCAAGCTCGAGCTCCTCGAGCGGATGGCTAAGCAGCTCTTCCCTATGTACGTCGAAGGTCACAATTGGCCGCCGCCGTTGGTCCGTCCCGTGTGGAGGACCGTCTGGGAGACGAAGACCGCTCGTCTCAGAGAAGGCGTTTTCCAGACTCCATGTGACGACGAGCTTACCGCTGCTCTGCCTCCAGAGTCTCGCACGGCCAGAGTTGCTTGGCTTGTTCCTAAAAACGTTCCTCCCCAGAAGATGTCATGTGTCGTTCATCTTGCAG GCACAGGTGATCATACATATGACAGGAGATTGCGTTTGGGTGGACCTTTGGTGAAGCAAAACATTGCAACCATGGTGCTAGAAAG CCCTTTATATGGCCGAAGGCGTCCGTTTCTACAGCGTGGAGCGAGGCTTCTATGTGTTAGCGATCTTCTTTTACTTGGGAGGGCAACGATTGATGAGTCCCGCAGTCTTCTCCACTGGCTAGACACTGAGGAAGGCTTTGGAAAGATGGGTGTTTGTGGGCTTAGTATGG GAGGAGTACATGCTTCGATGGTTGGATCGCTTCATCCAACACCAGTTGCAACGCTTCCTTTCCTGTCTCCGCACTCTGCAGTTGTTGCATTCTGCGAAGGAATACTAAAGTATGGAACGGCTTGGGAGGCGCTGAGGGAAGAGCTTGCGGCGCAGAAGATCACAATGACTCTTGATGAAGTCAGAGATAGGATGAGAACTGTGCTCTCCCTCACAGATGTCACTCGCTTCCCTGTCCCCAAAAACCCTGATGCTGTCATCTTTGTTGCTGCAACT GATGATGGATACATACCGAAGCACTCTGTGTTGGAGCTTCAAAAGGCGTGGCCTGGTTCAGAAGTGAGATGGGTTACAGGTGGACACGTCTCCTCCTTTATTCTCCACAACGATGAGTTTCGCAGGGCAATAGTGGACGGTCTCGATAGAGTAGAGTGGAAGGAGTCATAG
- the LOC106293713 gene encoding polygalacturonase inhibitor 1-like — MKLLIRLSIFFAALSISSLPSSYSCNPKDKNTLLQIKKHFNNPKLLSSWDPQTDCCTSWTGIECTNGRVTLFSMANDDSVVGQIPDQIGDLPELRTLEMSFINLTGNIPRTITKLKHLVLIFLSWNRLSGPIPDYISELKSVTFLDISFNKFTGPIPGWLTQMPKLQTFQANNNSLTGPIPNSFGSFVGNAPNLFLPYNKLSGKIPESLSKIDFQAVVLKGNGFTGDGSMFFGGNKRTVQLDLSRNLFEFDLSKVKFGKSMALLDLSHNRIFGTLPRELTELRLERFNISYNRLCGKIPRGGQLQTFKSYEFAENRCLCGSALKKAC, encoded by the exons ATGAAGCTCCTTATTCGTCTCTCTATCTTCTTCGCTGCACTCTCCATCTCTTCTCTTCCATCATCTTACAGCTGCAACCCAAAAGACAAAAACACCCTCCTTCAAATCAAGAAGCATTTTAACAACCCGAAACTCCTCTCCTCCTGGGATCCTCAAACCGACTGCTGTACTAGCTGGACAGGCATTGAGTGCACTAACGGCCGCGTCACATTATTCTCTATGGCCAACGACGACAGTGTCGTCGGTCAGATCCCGGACCAGATCGGCGACCTCCCTGAACTCCGTACACTCGAAATGAGTTTCATAAATCTAACCGGAAACATACCACGCACCATCACCAAACTCAAGCACCTCGTCCTCATCTTCTTAAGCTGGAACAGACTATCCGGTCCAATTCCTGATTACATCAGCGAGCTCAAAAGCGTTACGTTCTTGGACATCTCCTTTAACAAGTTTACCGGTCCTATTCCCGGTTGGCTTACTCAGATGCCGAAGCTTCAGACCTTTCAGGCCAACAACAATTCGCTAACCGGTCCTATACCGAACTCTTTCGGTTCCTTTGTAGGCAACGCCCCTAATCTTTTCTTGCCTTACAATAAGCTCTCAG GAAAAATACCGGAGTCATTATCAAAGATCGACTTTCAAGCAGTAGTTTTGAAGGGAAATGGTTTCACAGGAGATGGTTCAATGTTTTTCGGAGGGAACAAAAGAACAGTACAATTGGATCTGTCGAGAAATTTGTTTGAGTTCGATCTCTCCAAGGTTAAGTTCGGTAAGAGCATGGCTTTGTTGGATCTGAGCCATAACCGAATCTTCGGGACGCTTCCTAGGGAACTGACTGAGCTACGTCTCGAGCGTTTCAACATTAGTTACAATCGTCTATGCGGAAAAATCCCACGTGGTGGTCAACTTCAGACCTTTAAATCATATGAGTTCGCTGAGAACCGCTGTCTTTGTGGGTCCGCACTTAAGAAGGCTTGTTAA
- the LOC106294961 gene encoding polygalacturonase inhibitor 1-like encodes MKLLLCLSMLFISSLPSSYSCNSKDENTLLQIKKHFNNPDLLSTWSPATDCCTSWTGIECTNGRVTLLSMSKDNNLVGHIPDQIGDLLELQSLEMSYMNLTGNIPRTITKLKHLDFIFLKWNRLSGPIPDYISELKNVTFMDLSYNKFTGPVPGWLTQMPKLQTFQIDNNSLTGPIPNSFGSFADSVPNLFLKNNKLSGKIPESLSKIDFQAVVLAGNSFTGDGSMFFGGNKRTVQVDLSRNKFEFDLSKVKFGKSMALLDLSHNRIFGKLPRELTELPLQRFNISYNRLCGKIPRGGKLQTFKSYEFAHNRCLCGSPLKKAC; translated from the exons ATGAAGCTCCTTCTTTGTCTCTCTATGCTCTTCATCTCTTCTCTCCCATCATCATACAGCTGCAACTCAAAAGACGAAAACACCCTCCTTCAAATCAAGAAACATTTTAACAACCCCGATCTCCTCTCCACATGGAGCCCTGCAACCGACTGTTGTACTAGCTGGACCGGCATCGAGTGCACTAACGGCCGCGTCACGTTACTCTCTATGTCCAAAGACAACAACCTCGTCGGTCATATCCCGGACCAGATAGGCGACCTCCTCGAACTCCAATCACTCGAAATGAGTTACATGAATCTAACCGGAAACATACCACGCACCATCACTAAACTCAAGCACCTAGACTTCATCTTCTTAAAGTGGAACAGACTCTCCGGTCCGATTCCTGATTACATCAGCGAGCTCAAAAACGTAACGTTCATGGACCTCTCCTATAACAAGTTTACCGGTCCTGTTCCCGGTTGGCTTACTCAGATGCCGAAGCTTCAGACCTTTCAGATCGACAACAATTCGCTAACCGGTCCTATACCGAACTCTTTCGGTTCCTTTGCTGACAGCGTCCCTAATCTCTTCTTGAAAAACAATAAGCTCTCAG GAAAAATACCGGAGTCGTTGTCAAAGATCGACTTTCAAGCAGTAGTTCTGGCGGGAAACAGTTTCACAGGAGATGGTTCAATGTTTTTCGGAGGGAACAAAAGAACAGTACAAGTGGATCTATCGAGAAACAAGTTTGAGTTCGATCTCTCCAAAGTTAAGTTCGGTAAGAGCATGGCTTTGTTGGATCTGAGCCATAACCGAATCTTCGGGAAACTTCCTAGGGAGCTGACCGAGCTACCTCTCCAGCGTTTCAACATTAGTTACAATCGTCTCTGCGGAAAAATCCCACGTGGTGGTAAACTTCAGACTTTTAAATCATATGAGTTCGCTCACAACCGCTGTCTTTGTGGGTCCCCGCTTAAGAAGGCTTGTTAA
- the LOC106294964 gene encoding uncharacterized protein LOC106294964 translates to MELDFKCSDVGVWKKALSSYESKVESLNKPDLVSLDQYYRVELPSLLHGRDPNPYLTTSELSQLMKWKLSRGKWRPRLLDFVSSLDDSVVKSASEKAFKSLPDISKAVNELTVLKGVGPATASAVLAAYAPDIAPFMSDEAMEVALGNSKDYSLKRYLLFVTKLQKKSKELKLEGEWGGASDVERALWSCTVRSKSKPAEKSSSEKKRKRKE, encoded by the exons ATGGAACTAGACTTCAAGTGTTCGGATGTCGGAGTCTGGAAGAAGGCTCTGTCTTCCTACGAATCAAAAGTCGAGTCTCTGAACAAACCAGACCTCGTCTCTCTCGACCAATACTACCGCGTCGAGCTCCCTAGTCTTCTTCACGGCCGAGACCCTAACCCTTACCTCACCACCTCCGAGCTTTCTCAGCTCATGAAATGGAAGCTCTCTCGCGGCAAATGGAG GCCGCGTCTGCTCGACTTCGTGTCGTCTCTGGACGATTCCGTGGTGAAGTCTGCTTCTGAGAAGGCTTTCAAATCGCTCCCTGACATCTCCAAGGCTGTGAATGAGCTCACCGTGCTTAAAGGCGTGGGTCCCGCTACTGCCTCCGCTGTTCTGGCTGCTTACGCTCCCGACATTGCTCCGTTTATGTCCGACGAG GCAATGGAGGTGGCTCTTGGGAACTCAAAGGATTACTCTTTGAAGCGATACTTGTTGTTTGTCACTAAGCTACAGAAAAAATCAAAG GAATTAAAGTTGGAAGGAGAGTGGGGTGGGGCTTCAGATGTTGAGAGAGCTCTATGGAGTTGTACTGTGCGTTCCAAGTCAAAGCCAGCCGAGAAGAGCTCATCGGAGAAGAAAAGAAAACGTAAGGAGTAA
- the LOC106294965 gene encoding protein cornichon homolog 1: MAWDLFLWILSFFVSLALVASVFYQVICLTDLEADYLNPFETSTRINRLILPEFILQGSLCVLFLLTWHWVFFLVALPVTCYHAMLYKERRHLIDVTEVFRGISFEKKLRFTKLGFYIFLFIMVVFRLTLSAVYSFTEDDDLLHLF, from the exons ATGGCTTGGGACTTGTTCTTATGGATTCTCTCCTTCTTCGTCAGCTTAGCCCTCGTCGCTTCCGTCTTCTATCAG GTTATATGTTTAACGGATTTAGAAGCGGATTACTTGAACCCTTTTGAAACATCAACCCGTATCAACCGATTGATACTACCTGAGTTTATCCTCCAAGGCTCACTCTGTGTTCTCTTCCTCCTCACATGGCATTGGGTCTTTTTCCTCGTGGCTCTCCCTGTAACATGCTATCACGCTATGCT ATACAAAGAGCGACGACATCTCATTGATGTCACTGAAGTGTTCCGTGGTATTAGCTTTGAAAAGAAGCTCCGTTTCACCAAGCTCGGGTTCTACATCTTTCTCTTCATCATGGTTGTCTTTAG GCTCACTCTCTCAGCGGTCTATAGCTTCACAGAGGATGATGATCTACTTCACTTGTTTTGA
- the LOC106294963 gene encoding ras-related protein RABA4d-like, which yields MSNLQGDYNQKIDYVFKVVLIGDSAVGKTQLLARFARNEFSVDSKATIGVEFQTKTLVIDNKTVKAQIWDTAGQERYRAVTSAYYRGAVGAMLVYDMTKRQSFDHMAKWLEELRGHADKNIVIMLIGNKCDLGSLRAVPTEDAQEFAQRENLFFMETSALEATNVETAFLTILTEIYRIISKKTLTADDDDADGNSSLLKGTRIIIPSEQETGKRGGCCGKS from the exons ATGTCTAATCTGCAAGGAGATTACAACCAAAAGATCGATTATGTATTCAAAGTGGTGTTGATCGGTGATTCCGCCGTTGGCAAAACTCAGCTGCTGGCTCGGTTCGCTAGGAACGAGTTCAGCGTCGACTCTAAAGCCACCATCGGTGTCGAGTTCCAGACTAAAACGCTCGTCATCGATAACAAAACCGTCAAAGCTCAGATTTGGGATACCGCTGGCCAAGAAAG ATACCGAGCGGTGACAAGTGCATACTACCGTGGAGCTGTTGGGGCAATGTTGGTCTATGACATGACCAAACGTCAATCATTTGATCACATGGCTAAATGGCTGGAAGAATTAAGAGGACATGCGGACAAAAACATAGTCATTATGCTTATTGGAAACAAATGTGATCTTGGAAGCTTAAGAGCAGTGCCAACAGAAGATGCACAAGAGTTTGCACAGAGAGAGAACTTGTTCTTCATGGAAACATCTGCTCTCGAGGCTACCAATGTCGAAACCGCGTTTTTGACCATCTTAACAGAGATTTATCGAATAATCAGTAAGAAAACCTTAACGGCTGATGATGATGACGCTGATGGGAATTCAAGTCTTTTAAAGGGGACTAGGATCATCATTCCGAGTGAGCAGGAGACTGGGAAAAGAGGTGGATGTTGCGGCAAATCGTAA
- the LOC106294962 gene encoding chaperone protein dnaJ 6, producing the protein MEKDGRCSEKNLYEVLGVGETATQQEIKKAYHKLALRLHPDKNKDDEEAKEKFQQLQKVISILGDEEKRAVYDQTGSVDDADLSGDVVDNLRDFFKAMYKKVTEEDIEEFEANYRGSESEKKDLIELYTKFKGKMSRLFCSMLCSNPKLDSHRFKDIIDEAITAGEVKATKAYNKWAKEISEIKPPTSPRKTRRKAKKGAETDLYALIAQRRDARKEKFDTMFSSLVSRYGENADSEPSEEEFEAAKRKLESQRSSSSSKKKKPRRK; encoded by the exons ATGGAGAAGGATGGGAGATGTAGCGAGAAAAATCTATACGAG GTTCTTGGTGTCGGAGAGACAGCAACTCAACAGGAGATAAAGAAAGCGTACCATAAGCTGGCTTTGAGGCTTCATCCTGATAAAAACAAGGACGATGAG GAAGCTAAAGAGAAGTTTCAGCAGCTGCAGAAGGTGATTTCAATTCTCGGCGATGAAGAGAAAAGAGCAGTCTATGATCAAACTGGCTCCGTTGATGATGCT GATCTTTCGGGAGATGTGGTTGACAACTTGAGGGACTTCTTCAAGGCTATGTACAAGAAG GTCACCGAGGAAGATATTGAAGAGTTTGAGGCCAACTACAGGGGTTCTGAGTCTGAGAAGAAAGATTTGATTGAGCTCTACACCAAGTTTAAGGGTAAAATGAGCAG GCTATTCTGCTCAATGCTTTGCTCAAACCCCAAGCTTGACTCACACCGTTTCAAAGATATTATTGATGAGGCCATCACAGCGG GAGAAGTGAAGGCAACAAAAGCTTACAACAAGTGGGCAAAGGAAATTTCAGAAATAAAACCCCCCACGAGCCCTCGAAAGACTAGAAGAAA AGCAAAGAAGGGCGCAGAGACGGATCTTTACGCTTTGATTGCACAGCGAAGAGATGCGAGGAAAGAGAAGTTCGACACCATGTTCTCGTCACTTGTCTCCAGGTATGGTGAAAATGCTGACTCAGAGCCAAGCGAAGAAGAATTTGAAGCTGCCAAGAGAAAACTTGAAAGCCAGAGATCATCATCATCATCGAAGAAGAAGAAGCCTAGAAGAAAGTAA